Proteins found in one Capsicum annuum chloroplast, complete genome genomic segment:
- the ndhK gene encoding NADH-plastoquinone oxidoreductase subunit K, whose amino-acid sequence MGNEFRRIGCICIYRSFDFRAYLNYWFSLCMAKGGIGMVLAPEYSDNKKKNGKNKIETVMNSIQFPLLDRTAPNSVISTTLNDLSNWSRLSSLWPLLYGTSCCFIEFASLIGSRFDFDRYGLVPRSSPRQADLILTAGTVTMKMAPSLVRLYEQMPEPKYVIAMGACTITGGMFSTDSYSTVRGVDKLIPVDVYLPGCPPKPEAVIDAITKLRKKISRELYEDRIRSQRVNRCFTTNHKFHVRRSIHTGNYDQRVLYQPPSTSEIPTEIFSKYKNSVSSPELVN is encoded by the coding sequence ATGGGCAATGAGTTTCGACGTATTGGGTGTATCTGTATTTATAGAAGCTTTGATTTTCGTGCTTATCTTAATTATTGGTTTAGTTTATGCATGGCGAAAGGGGGCATTGGAATGGTCTTAGCTCCTGAATATTCAGACAATAAAAAGAAAAACGGAAAAAATAAGATTGAGACAGTTATGAATTCCATTCAGTTTCCTTTACTTGATCGAACAGCCCCAAATTCAGTTATTTCAACTACATTAAATGATCTTTCAAATTGGTCAAGACTCTCTAGTTTATGGCCGCTTCTCTATGGTACCAGTTGTTGCTTCATTGAATTTGCTTCACTAATAGGCTCACGCTTCGACTTTGATCGTTATGGACTAGTACCAAGATCGAGTCCTAGACAAGCGGATCTAATTTTAACGGCTGGAACAGTAACAATGAAAATGGCCCCCTCTTTAGTGAGATTATATGAGCAAATGCCTGAACCAAAATATGTTATTGCTATGGGAGCCTGTACAATTACAGGCGGGATGTTCAGTACCGATTCTTATAGTACTGTTCGGGGAGTCGATAAGCTAATTCCTGTAGATGTATATTTGCCAGGTTGCCCACCTAAACCGGAAGCGGTTATAGATGCTATAACAAAACTTCGTAAGAAAATATCTCGAGAACTCTATGAAGATCGAATTAGGTCTCAACGAGTGAATCGGTGTTTTACTACCAATCACAAGTTTCATGTTCGACGCAGTATTCATACGGGAAATTATGATCAAAGAGTTCTTTATCAACCACCATCTACTTCAGAGATCCCTACGGAAATCTTTTCCAAATACAAAAATTCAGTATCTTCCCCCGAATTAGTGAATTAG
- the accD gene encoding acetyl-CoA carboxylase beta subunit — protein MTIHLLYFHANRGQENSMERWWFNSMLFKKEFERRCGLNKSMGSLGPIENTSEDPNRKVKNIPSCSNVDYLFGVKDIRNFISDDTFVVSDRNGDSYSIYFDIENQIFEIDNDHSFLSELESSFYSYRNSSYLNNGFRGEDPYYNSYMYDTQYSWNNHINSCIDNYLQSQICIDTSIISGSENYSDSYIYRAVCGGESKNSSENEGSSIQTRTKGSDLTIRESSNGSDLTIGSDLTIGSDLTNGSDLTIGSDLTIGSDLTNGSDLTIRESSNDLEVTQKYRHLWVQCENCYGLNYKKFFKSKMNICEQCGYHLKMSSSDRIELLVDPGTWDPMDEDMVSLDPIEFHSEEEPYKDRIDSYQRKTGLTEAVQTGIGQINGIPVAIGVMDFQFMGGSMGSVVGEKITRLIEHAANQILPLIIVCASGGARMQEGSLSLMQMAKISSALYDYQLNKKLFYVSILTSPTTGGVTASFGMLGDIIIAEPNAYIAFAGKRVIEQTLNKTVPEGSQVAEYLFQKGLFDLIVPRNLLKSVLSELFKLHAFFPLNQKSSKIK, from the coding sequence ATGACTATTCATCTATTGTATTTTCATGCAAATAGGGGGCAAGAAAACTCTATGGAAAGATGGTGGTTTAATTCGATGTTGTTTAAGAAGGAGTTCGAACGCAGGTGTGGGCTAAATAAATCAATGGGCAGTCTTGGTCCTATTGAAAATACCAGTGAAGATCCAAATCGAAAAGTGAAAAACATTCCTAGTTGCAGTAATGTTGATTATTTATTCGGCGTTAAAGACATTCGGAATTTCATCTCTGATGACACTTTTGTAGTTAGTGATAGGAATGGAGACAGTTATTCCATCTATTTTGATATTGAAAATCAGATTTTTGAGATTGACAACGATCATTCTTTTCTGAGTGAACTAGAAAGTTCTTTTTATAGTTATCGAAACTCGAGTTATCTGAATAATGGATTTAGGGGCGAAGATCCCTACTATAATTCTTACATGTATGATACTCAATATAGTTGGAATAATCACATTAATAGTTGCATTGATAATTATCTTCAGTCTCAAATCTGTATAGATACTTCCATTATAAGTGGTAGTGAGAATTACAGTGACAGTTACATTTATAGGGCCGTTTGTGGTGGTGAAAGTAAAAATAGTAGTGAAAACGAGGGTTCCAGTATACAAACTCGCACAAAGGGCAGTGATTTAACTATAAGAGAAAGTTCTAATGGCAGTGATTTAACTATTGGCAGTGATTTAACTATTGGCAGTGATTTAACTAATGGCAGTGATTTAACTATTGGCAGTGATTTAACTATTGGCAGTGATTTAACTAATGGCAGTGATTTAACTATAAGAGAAAGTTCTAATGATCTCGAGGTAACTCAAAAATACAGGCATTTGTGGGTTCAATGCGAGAATTGTTATGGATTAAATTATAAGAAATTTTTTAAATCAAAAATGAATATTTGTGAACAATGTGGATATCATTTGAAAATGAGTAGTTCGGATAGAATTGAACTTTTGGTCGATCCGGGTACTTGGGATCCTATGGATGAAGACATGGTCTCTCTGGATCCCATTGAATTTCATTCGGAAGAGGAGCCTTATAAAGATCGTATTGATTCTTATCAAAGAAAGACAGGATTAACCGAGGCTGTTCAAACAGGCATAGGCCAAATAAACGGCATTCCCGTAGCAATTGGGGTTATGGATTTTCAGTTTATGGGGGGTAGTATGGGATCCGTAGTCGGAGAGAAAATCACCCGTTTGATTGAACACGCTGCCAATCAAATTTTACCTCTTATTATAGTGTGTGCTTCTGGGGGGGCGCGCATGCAGGAAGGAAGTTTGAGCTTGATGCAAATGGCTAAAATATCGTCTGCTTTATATGATTATCAATTAAATAAAAAATTATTTTATGTATCAATCCTTACATCTCCGACAACTGGTGGAGTGACAGCTAGTTTTGGTATGTTGGGGGATATCATTATTGCCGAACCCAATGCCTACATTGCATTTGCAGGTAAAAGAGTAATTGAACAAACATTGAATAAAACAGTACCCGAAGGTTCACAAGTAGCTGAATACTTATTCCAGAAGGGTTTATTCGACCTAATTGTACCACGTAATCTTTTAAAAAGCGTTCTGAGTGAGTTATTTAAGCTCCACGCCTTTTTTCCTTTGAATCAAAAGTCAAGCAAAATCAAGTAG
- the ndhC gene encoding NADH-plastoquinone oxidoreductase subunit 3 produces the protein MFLLYEYDFFWAFLIISILVPILAFFISGVLAPISKGPEKLSTYESGIEPMGDAWLQFRIRYYMFALVFVVFDVETVFLYPWAMSFDVLGVSVFIEALIFVLILIIGLVYAWRKGALEWS, from the coding sequence ATGTTTCTGCTTTACGAATATGATTTTTTTTGGGCATTTCTAATAATATCCATCCTTGTTCCTATTTTGGCATTTTTCATTTCCGGAGTGTTAGCCCCGATTAGCAAAGGGCCGGAGAAACTTTCTACTTATGAGTCGGGTATAGAACCAATGGGTGATGCTTGGTTACAATTTCGAATCCGTTATTATATGTTTGCTCTAGTTTTTGTTGTTTTTGATGTTGAAACGGTTTTTCTTTATCCATGGGCAATGAGTTTCGACGTATTGGGTGTATCTGTATTTATAGAAGCTTTGATTTTCGTGCTTATCTTAATTATTGGTTTAGTTTATGCATGGCGAAAGGGGGCATTGGAATGGTCTTAG
- the rbcL gene encoding ribulose-1,5-bisphosphate carboxylase/oxygenase large subunit: protein MSPQTETKASVGFKAGVKEYKLTYYTPEYQTKDTDILAAFRVTPQPGVPPEEAGAAVAAESSTGTWTTVWTDGLTSLDRYKGRCYRIERVVGEKDQYIAYVAYPLDLFEEGSVTNMFTSIVGNVFGFKALRALRLEDLRVPTAYIKTFQGPPHGIQVERDKLNKYGRPLLGCTIKPKLGLSAKNYGRAVYECLRGGLDFTKDDENVNSQPFMRWRDRFLFCAEALFKAQTETGEIKGHYLNATAGTCEEMMKRAVFARELGAPIVMHDYLTGGFTANTSLAHYCRDNGLLLHIHRAMHAVIDRQKNHGMHFRVLAKALRMSGGDHIHAGTVVGKLEGERDITLGFVDLLRDDFVEQDRSRGIYFTQDWVSLPGVLPVASGGIHVWHMPALTEIFGDDSVLQFGGGTLGHPWGNAPGAVANRVALEACVKARNEGRDLAREGNEIIREASKWSPELAAACEVWKEIVFNFAAVDVLDK from the coding sequence ATGTCACCACAAACAGAGACTAAAGCAAGTGTTGGATTCAAAGCTGGTGTTAAAGAGTACAAATTGACTTATTATACTCCTGAGTACCAAACCAAGGATACTGATATATTGGCAGCATTCCGAGTAACTCCTCAACCTGGAGTTCCACCTGAAGAAGCAGGGGCCGCGGTAGCTGCCGAATCTTCTACTGGTACATGGACAACTGTATGGACCGATGGACTTACCAGTCTTGATCGTTACAAAGGGCGATGCTACCGCATCGAGCGTGTTGTTGGAGAAAAAGATCAATATATTGCTTATGTAGCTTACCCTTTAGACCTTTTTGAAGAAGGTTCCGTTACCAACATGTTTACTTCCATTGTAGGTAATGTATTTGGGTTCAAAGCCCTGCGCGCTCTACGTCTGGAAGATCTGCGAGTCCCTACTGCTTATATTAAAACTTTCCAAGGTCCGCCTCATGGGATCCAAGTTGAAAGAGATAAATTGAACAAGTACGGTCGTCCCCTGTTGGGATGTACTATTAAACCTAAATTGGGGTTATCTGCTAAAAACTACGGTAGAGCTGTTTATGAATGTCTTCGCGGCGGACTTGATTTTACCAAAGATGATGAGAACGTGAACTCACAACCATTTATGCGTTGGAGAGATCGTTTCTTATTTTGTGCCGAAGCACTTTTTAAAGCACAGACTGAAACAGGTGAAATCAAAGGGCATTACTTGAATGCTACTGCAGGTACATGCGAAGAAATGATGAAAAGAGCTGTATTTGCTAGAGAATTGGGCGCTCCGATCGTAATGCATGACTACTTAACGGGGGGATTCACCGCAAATACTAGCTTGGCTCATTATTGCCGAGATAATGGTCTACTTCTTCACATCCACCGTGCAATGCATGCGGTTATTGATAGACAGAAGAATCATGGTATGCACTTCCGGGTATTAGCAAAAGCGTTACGTATGTCTGGTGGAGATCATATTCACGCTGGTACCGTAGTAGGTAAACTTGAAGGTGAAAGAGACATAACTTTGGGCTTTGTTGATTTATTGCGTGATGATTTTGTTGAACAAGATCGAAGTCGCGGTATTTATTTCACTCAAGATTGGGTCTCTTTACCAGGTGTTCTACCTGTGGCTTCAGGAGGTATTCATGTTTGGCATATGCCTGCTCTGACCGAGATCTTTGGGGATGATTCCGTACTACAGTTCGGTGGAGGAACTTTAGGACATCCTTGGGGTAATGCGCCAGGTGCCGTAGCTAATCGAGTAGCTCTAGAAGCATGTGTAAAAGCTCGTAATGAAGGACGCGATCTTGCTCGGGAAGGTAATGAGATTATTCGCGAGGCTTCCAAATGGAGCCCGGAACTAGCTGCTGCTTGTGAGGTATGGAAAGAGATCGTATTTAATTTTGCAGCAGTGGACGTTTTGGATAAGTAA
- the cemA gene encoding chloroplast envelope membrane protein, giving the protein MAKKKAFTPLFYLAYIVFLPWWISFSVNKCLESWVTNWWNTGQSEIFLNTIQEKSLLEKFIELEELLFLDEMIKEYSETHLEEFGIGIHKETIQLIKMQNENRIHTILHFSTNIICFIILSGYSILGNEKLVILNSWAQEFLYNVSDTVKAFSILLLTDLCIGFHSPRGWELIIGSIYKDFGFVHNDQIISGLVSTFPVILDTIFKYWIFRYLNRLSPSLVVIYHSMND; this is encoded by the coding sequence ATGGCAAAAAAGAAAGCATTCACCCCTCTTTTCTATCTTGCATATATAGTATTTTTGCCCTGGTGGATTTCTTTCTCAGTTAATAAATGTCTGGAATCTTGGGTTACTAATTGGTGGAATACTGGGCAATCCGAAATTTTCTTGAATACTATTCAAGAAAAGAGTCTTCTAGAAAAATTCATAGAATTAGAGGAACTCCTCTTCTTGGACGAAATGATCAAGGAATACTCGGAAACACATCTCGAAGAGTTTGGGATAGGAATCCATAAAGAAACGATCCAATTAATCAAGATGCAAAATGAGAATCGTATCCATACGATTTTGCACTTCTCAACAAATATCATCTGTTTTATTATTCTAAGCGGGTATTCAATTTTGGGTAATGAAAAACTTGTTATTCTTAACTCTTGGGCTCAGGAATTCCTATATAACGTAAGTGACACAGTAAAAGCTTTTTCTATTCTTTTATTAACTGATTTATGTATCGGATTCCATTCACCCCGCGGTTGGGAATTAATTATTGGCTCTATCTATAAAGATTTTGGGTTTGTTCATAATGATCAAATTATATCTGGTCTTGTTTCCACCTTCCCAGTCATTCTCGATACAATTTTTAAATATTGGATTTTCCGTTATTTAAATCGTCTGTCTCCGTCACTTGTAGTTATTTATCATTCAATGAATGACTGA
- the ycf4 gene encoding photosystem I assembly protein ycf4, translating into MTWRSEHIWIELITGSRKISNFCWAFILFLGSLGFLLVGTSSYLGRNLISFFPPQQIIFFPQGIVMSFYGIAGLFISSYLWCTISWNVGSGYDRFDIKEGIVCIFRWGFPGKNRRIFLRFLIKDIQSVRIEVKEGIYARRVLYMDIRGQGSIPLTRTDENLTPREIEQKAAELAYFLRVPIEVF; encoded by the coding sequence ATGACTTGGCGATCAGAACATATATGGATAGAACTTATAACGGGGTCTCGAAAAATAAGTAATTTCTGCTGGGCCTTTATCCTTTTTTTAGGTTCATTAGGCTTCTTATTAGTTGGAACTTCCAGTTATCTTGGTAGAAATTTGATATCTTTTTTTCCGCCTCAGCAAATCATTTTTTTTCCACAAGGAATCGTGATGTCTTTCTACGGAATTGCGGGTCTCTTTATTAGCTCTTATTTGTGGTGCACAATTTCCTGGAATGTAGGTAGTGGTTATGATCGATTCGATATAAAGGAAGGAATAGTCTGTATTTTTCGTTGGGGATTTCCGGGAAAAAATCGTCGCATATTCCTCCGATTCCTTATAAAAGATATTCAGTCCGTTAGAATAGAAGTTAAAGAGGGTATTTATGCTCGTCGTGTTCTTTATATGGACATCCGAGGCCAGGGGTCCATTCCCTTAACCCGTACTGATGAGAATTTGACTCCACGAGAAATTGAACAAAAGGCTGCTGAATTAGCCTATTTCTTGCGTGTACCAATTGAAGTATTTTGA
- the atpB gene encoding ATP synthase CF1 beta subunit — translation MRINPTTSGSGVSTLEKKNLGRVVQIIGPVLDVAFPPGKMPNIYNALVVQGRDSVDQPINVACEVQQLLGNNRVRAVAMSATDGLTRGMEVIDTGAPISVPVGGATLGRIFNVLGEPVDNLGPVDTSTTSPIHRSAPAFIQLDTKLSIFETGIKVVDLLAPYRRGGKIGLFGGAGVGKTVLIMELINNIAKAHGGVSVFGGVGERTREGNDLYMEMKESGVINEENIAESKVALVYGQMNEPPGARMRVGLTALTMAEYFRDVNEQDVLLFIDNIFRFVQAGSEVSALLGRMPSAVGYQPTLSTEMGSLQERITSTKEGSITSIQAVYVPADDLTDPAPATTFAHLDATTVLSRGLAAKGIYPAVDPLDSTSTMLQPRIVGEEHYETAQRVKQTLQRYKELQDIIAILGLDELSEEDRLLVARARKIERFLSQPFFVAEVFTGSPGKYVGLAETIRGFQLILSGELDGLPEQAFYLVGNIDEATAKAMNLEMESNLKK, via the coding sequence ATGAGAATCAATCCTACTACTTCTGGTTCTGGGGTTTCCACGCTTGAAAAAAAAAACCTGGGGCGTGTCGTCCAAATCATCGGTCCGGTACTAGATGTAGCCTTTCCCCCGGGCAAGATGCCGAATATTTATAACGCTCTCGTAGTTCAAGGTCGAGATAGTGTTGATCAACCAATTAATGTGGCTTGTGAGGTACAGCAATTATTAGGAAATAATCGAGTTAGAGCTGTAGCTATGAGTGCTACAGACGGTTTAACGAGAGGAATGGAAGTGATTGACACAGGAGCTCCTATAAGTGTTCCGGTCGGGGGGGCGACTCTGGGACGAATTTTTAACGTGCTCGGAGAGCCTGTTGATAATTTAGGGCCTGTAGATACTAGTACAACGTCTCCTATTCATAGATCTGCGCCCGCCTTTATACAGTTGGATACAAAATTATCTATTTTTGAAACAGGAATTAAAGTAGTAGATCTTTTAGCCCCTTATCGCCGTGGAGGAAAAATCGGACTATTCGGGGGGGCTGGAGTGGGTAAAACAGTACTCATTATGGAATTGATTAACAATATTGCTAAAGCTCACGGGGGCGTATCCGTATTTGGCGGAGTGGGTGAACGTACTCGGGAAGGAAATGATCTTTACATGGAAATGAAAGAATCTGGAGTGATTAATGAAGAAAATATTGCAGAATCAAAAGTGGCCCTAGTTTACGGTCAGATGAATGAACCACCAGGAGCTCGTATGAGAGTTGGTTTGACTGCCCTAACTATGGCGGAATATTTCCGAGATGTTAATGAGCAAGACGTACTTCTATTTATTGACAATATCTTCCGTTTCGTCCAAGCAGGATCCGAAGTATCGGCCTTATTGGGTAGAATGCCCTCCGCTGTGGGTTATCAACCGACCCTAAGTACTGAAATGGGTTCTTTACAAGAAAGAATTACTTCTACCAAAGAAGGGTCCATAACCTCTATTCAAGCAGTTTATGTACCCGCAGACGATTTGACCGACCCTGCTCCTGCTACGACATTTGCACATTTAGATGCTACTACCGTACTATCAAGAGGATTGGCTGCCAAAGGTATTTATCCAGCAGTAGATCCTTTAGATTCAACGTCAACCATGCTTCAACCTCGGATCGTTGGTGAGGAACATTACGAAACCGCCCAACGAGTTAAGCAAACTTTACAACGTTACAAAGAACTTCAGGACATTATAGCTATCCTTGGATTGGACGAATTATCCGAAGAGGATCGTTTACTCGTAGCAAGAGCGCGAAAAATTGAGCGTTTCTTATCACAACCCTTTTTCGTAGCAGAAGTATTTACCGGTTCTCCAGGGAAATATGTTGGTCTAGCAGAAACAATTCGAGGATTTCAATTGATCCTTTCCGGAGAATTAGATGGTCTTCCTGAACAGGCCTTTTATTTGGTAGGTAATATCGATGAAGCTACCGCGAAGGCTATGAACTTAGAAATGGAGAGCAATTTGAAGAAATGA
- the atpE gene encoding ATP synthase CF1 epsilon subunit yields MTLNLSVLTPNRIVWDSEVEEIVLSTNSGQIGILPNHAPIATAVDIGILRIRLNNQWLTMALMGGFARIGNNEITVLVNDAEKGSDIDPQEAQQTLEIAEANVKKAEGRRQKIEANLALRRARTRVEAINPIS; encoded by the coding sequence ATGACCTTAAATCTTAGTGTACTGACTCCTAATCGAATTGTTTGGGATTCAGAAGTGGAAGAAATCGTGTTATCTACTAATAGTGGTCAAATTGGCATATTACCAAATCACGCCCCTATTGCCACAGCTGTAGATATAGGGATTTTGCGAATACGCCTTAACAACCAATGGTTAACGATGGCTCTGATGGGTGGTTTTGCTAGAATAGGCAATAATGAGATCACTGTTTTAGTAAATGATGCGGAGAAGGGTAGTGACATTGATCCACAAGAAGCTCAGCAAACTCTTGAAATAGCGGAGGCTAATGTGAAAAAGGCTGAAGGAAGGAGACAAAAAATTGAGGCAAATCTAGCTCTCCGACGAGCTAGAACACGGGTGGAGGCTATCAATCCGATTTCATAA
- the ycf3 gene encoding photosystem I assembly protein ycf3, with protein sequence MPRSRINGNFIDKTFSIVANILLRVIPTTSGEKEAFTYYRDGMSAQSEGNYAEALQNYYEAMRLEIDPYDRSYILYNIGLIHTSNGEHTKALEYYFRALERNPFLPQAFNNMAVICHYRGEQAIQQGDSEIAEAWFDQAAEYWKQAIALTPGNYIEAHNWLKITRRFE encoded by the exons ATGCCTAGATCACGTATAAATGGAAATTTTATTGATAAGACCTTTTCAATTGTAGCCAATATCTTATTACGAGTAATTCCGACAACTTCAGGAGAAAAAGAGGCATTTACCTATTACAGAGATG GGATGTCGGCTCAATCCGAAGGAAATTACGCGGAAGCTTTGCAGAATTATTATGAAGCTATGCGACTAGAAATTGATCCCTATGATCGAAGTTATATACTCTATAATATAGGGCTTATCCACACAAGTAATGGAGAACATACGAAAGCTTTGGAATATTATTTTCGAGCACTAGAACGAAACCCATTCTTACCACAAGCTTTTAATAATATGGCCGTGATCTGTCATTAC CGGGGAGAACAGGCCATTCAACAGGGAGATTCTGAAATTGCAGAGGCTTGGTTCGATCAAGCCGCTGAGTATTGGAAACAGGCTATAGCGCTTACTCCCGGTAATTATATTGAAGCGCATAATTGGTTGAAGATCACGAGACGTTTCGAATAA
- the psaI gene encoding photosystem I subunit VIII, whose protein sequence is MTNLNLPSIFVPLVGLVFPAIAMASLFIHVQKNKIV, encoded by the coding sequence ATGACAAATTTGAACCTTCCATCTATTTTTGTGCCGTTAGTAGGCCTAGTCTTTCCGGCAATTGCAATGGCTTCTTTATTTATTCATGTTCAAAAAAACAAGATTGTTTAG
- the rps4 gene encoding ribosomal protein S4, whose product MSRYRGPRFKKIRRLGALPGLTNKKPRTGNDLRNQSRSGKKSQYRIRLEEKQKLRFHYGLTERQLLKYVRIARKAKGSTGQVLLQLLEMRLDNILFRLGMASTIPAARQLVNHRHILVNGRIVDIPSYRCKPQDSITAKDEQKSRALIQISLDSSPHEELPNHLTLHPFQYKGLVNQIIDSKWVGLKINELLVVEYYSRQT is encoded by the coding sequence ATGTCGCGTTACCGAGGACCTCGTTTCAAAAAAATACGACGCCTGGGGGCTTTACCAGGACTAACTAATAAAAAGCCTAGGACCGGAAATGATCTTAGAAACCAATCGCGTTCCGGAAAAAAATCTCAATATCGTATTCGTCTAGAAGAAAAACAAAAATTGCGTTTTCATTATGGTCTTACAGAACGACAATTACTTAAATACGTTCGTATCGCCAGAAAAGCCAAGGGGTCAACAGGTCAAGTTTTACTACAATTACTTGAAATGCGCTTGGATAACATCCTTTTTCGATTGGGTATGGCTTCAACTATTCCCGCAGCCCGTCAATTAGTTAACCATCGACATATTTTAGTTAATGGTCGTATAGTAGATATACCGAGTTATCGCTGCAAACCCCAAGATAGTATTACGGCAAAGGATGAACAAAAATCCAGAGCTCTGATTCAAATTTCTCTAGATTCATCCCCTCATGAGGAATTACCAAATCATTTGACCCTTCACCCATTCCAATATAAAGGATTAGTCAATCAAATAATAGATAGTAAATGGGTCGGTTTGAAAATAAATGAATTGCTAGTCGTAGAATATTATTCTCGTCAGACTTAA
- the petA gene encoding cytochrome f, with the protein MQTRNAFSWLKKQITRSISVSLMIYILTRTSISSAYPIFAQQGYENPREATGRIVCANCHLANKPVEIEVPQAVLPDTVFEAVVRIPYDMQLKQVLANGKKGGLNVGAVLILPEGFELAPPDRISPEMKERIGNLSFQSYRPNKKNILVVGPVPGKKYSEITFPILSPDPATTKDVHFLKYPIYVGGNRGRGQIYPDGSKSKNTVSNATAAGIVSKIIRKDKGGYEITITDASEGRQVVDIIPPGPELLVSEGESIKFDQPLTSNPNIGGFGQGDAEIVLQDPLRVQGLLFFLASVILAQIFLVLKKKQFEKVQLAEMNF; encoded by the coding sequence ATGCAAACTAGAAATGCTTTTTCTTGGCTAAAGAAACAGATTACTCGATCTATTTCCGTATCGCTCATGATATATATCTTAACTCGGACATCCATTTCAAGTGCATATCCCATTTTTGCACAGCAGGGTTATGAAAATCCACGAGAAGCGACTGGGCGTATTGTATGTGCCAATTGCCATTTAGCTAATAAGCCCGTGGAGATTGAGGTTCCACAAGCGGTACTTCCTGATACTGTATTTGAAGCAGTTGTTCGAATTCCTTATGATATGCAACTGAAACAGGTTCTTGCTAATGGTAAAAAGGGGGGGTTGAACGTGGGGGCTGTTCTTATTTTACCGGAGGGGTTTGAATTAGCTCCTCCCGATCGTATTTCTCCCGAGATGAAAGAAAGGATTGGCAATTTGTCTTTTCAGAGCTATCGCCCCAATAAAAAAAATATTCTTGTGGTAGGCCCTGTCCCTGGTAAAAAATATAGTGAAATAACCTTCCCTATTCTTTCCCCGGACCCTGCTACTACGAAGGATGTTCACTTCTTAAAATATCCTATATACGTAGGCGGTAACAGGGGAAGGGGTCAGATTTATCCCGACGGCAGCAAGAGTAAGAATACAGTTTCTAATGCTACAGCAGCAGGTATAGTAAGCAAAATCATACGAAAAGACAAAGGGGGATATGAGATAACCATAACGGATGCGTCGGAGGGACGTCAAGTGGTTGATATTATCCCTCCCGGACCAGAACTTCTTGTTTCCGAGGGCGAATCTATCAAATTTGATCAACCATTAACGAGTAATCCTAATATAGGCGGATTTGGTCAGGGAGATGCAGAAATAGTACTTCAAGATCCATTACGTGTCCAAGGACTTTTGTTCTTCTTGGCATCTGTTATTTTGGCACAAATCTTTTTGGTTCTTAAAAAGAAACAGTTTGAGAAGGTTCAATTGGCCGAAATGAATTTCTAG
- the ndhJ gene encoding NADH-plastoquinone oxidoreductase subunit J has product MQGRLSAWLVKHGLIHRSLGFDYQGIETLQIKPEDWHSIAVIFYVYGYNYLRSQCAYDVAPGGLLASVYHLTRIEDGVDQPEEVCIKVFASRRNPRIPSVFWVWKSVDFQERESYDMLGISYDNHPRLKRILMPESWIGWPLRKDYIAPNFYEIQDAH; this is encoded by the coding sequence ATGCAGGGTCGTTTGTCTGCTTGGCTAGTCAAGCATGGGCTAATTCATAGATCTTTGGGCTTTGATTACCAAGGAATAGAGACTTTACAAATAAAGCCCGAGGATTGGCATTCCATTGCTGTCATTTTTTATGTATATGGGTACAATTATCTCCGCTCTCAATGTGCCTATGATGTAGCGCCTGGCGGGCTGTTAGCTAGTGTGTATCATCTTACGAGAATAGAGGATGGTGTGGATCAACCAGAAGAGGTATGCATAAAAGTCTTTGCCTCCAGGAGGAATCCTAGAATTCCGTCTGTTTTCTGGGTTTGGAAAAGCGTGGATTTTCAAGAACGAGAATCATATGATATGTTGGGAATCTCTTATGATAATCATCCACGCTTGAAACGTATCTTAATGCCTGAAAGTTGGATAGGATGGCCCTTACGTAAGGATTATATTGCCCCCAATTTTTATGAAATACAAGATGCTCATTGA